One window of Mechercharimyces sp. CAU 1602 genomic DNA carries:
- a CDS encoding YybS family protein, whose product MKPINNQYDWIYSAVLFILIFILSFTPLGVVSIWFLPLPFMLLAAKQPLIPTLIFIVITNGSLLLGMYAVLGEEIATMMALLILPTVFIGLLMGRLYSHKEMSGSEVVLGGLMASSIVIILVFAISSSVFGAYGKLQAAWDGQWMETQTLFATLGIEEIGEPPQLQTLIPVLMAIIAIPIPLLNFWAGRRLLQKRIPLKRIPLFFHWRLPRSFLLFYGAMLLLGLIGISGGEDSFRWVDGVLLLLHMLFFLQGLSFVSYFLHCKHKNQSWMILVLFVSFIPLLSLLFYALGILDVGTKWRSRLVGKD is encoded by the coding sequence ATGAAGCCTATAAATAACCAATATGACTGGATCTACAGTGCAGTCTTATTTATATTGATTTTCATATTATCGTTTACACCTTTAGGGGTGGTAAGTATATGGTTTTTACCGTTACCGTTTATGTTATTAGCGGCAAAACAACCACTTATCCCTACACTTATTTTTATTGTAATCACGAATGGATCTCTTCTTTTAGGAATGTATGCGGTGCTGGGGGAAGAAATTGCGACTATGATGGCACTGCTTATACTGCCGACAGTCTTCATAGGGCTGTTAATGGGGCGTCTCTACTCTCATAAAGAGATGAGTGGAAGTGAAGTCGTCCTTGGTGGATTAATGGCTTCAAGTATCGTGATCATTTTGGTCTTTGCGATCTCTTCCTCCGTTTTTGGAGCATATGGAAAGTTACAAGCTGCTTGGGATGGACAATGGATGGAAACGCAGACCTTATTTGCAACGCTGGGAATTGAAGAGATTGGGGAGCCACCGCAGTTACAAACGCTTATTCCTGTTTTGATGGCGATCATTGCGATTCCGATCCCGCTACTTAATTTTTGGGCGGGAAGAAGGTTGTTGCAAAAGAGGATTCCGCTTAAGCGCATCCCTCTCTTTTTCCATTGGCGCTTACCACGTTCCTTTCTTCTTTTTTACGGAGCGATGCTCCTACTTGGTTTGATTGGAATAAGCGGGGGAGAGGATTCCTTTCGCTGGGTGGATGGAGTTCTTTTGCTGCTGCACATGCTATTTTTTCTACAAGGGCTTTCCTTTGTTTCTTACTTTCTCCATTGTAAGCATAAAAATCAAAGCTGGATGATTTTAGTTCTCTTCGTATCATTCATACCCCTCTTATCTCTACTCTTTTATGCTTTAGGGATTCTTGATGTGGGTACAAAGTGGAGGAGCCGGTTGGTAGGAAAGGATTAG
- a CDS encoding MazG-like family protein, translating into MSRPDRSVHIAKSVKVIDWLKTELIDQLANLFKGLHYANQTLIVDSLASLITAVYVLARRLGLSFRELDQAVVKNLQEHVEEGHQLEEWYQDLSHLEKYIDR; encoded by the coding sequence ATGAGTCGGCCAGATCGCAGCGTACATATAGCTAAGAGCGTTAAAGTGATTGATTGGTTAAAGACGGAATTAATCGACCAGCTGGCCAACTTATTTAAAGGACTTCATTATGCCAATCAAACCTTAATAGTGGACAGCCTCGCTAGTTTAATAACGGCTGTCTATGTACTGGCTCGTCGGCTTGGGTTATCATTTCGTGAATTGGACCAAGCTGTGGTGAAGAACCTACAAGAACATGTTGAAGAAGGGCACCAACTTGAGGAATGGTATCAAGACCTTTCCCATTTGGAAAAATATATTGATCGATAA
- the rpsR gene encoding 30S ribosomal protein S18, whose translation MARRRGNKRRKVCFFTSNKITYIDYKDVDLLKRFISERGKILPRRVTGTSSKYQRQLTRAIKRARQMALLPYATD comes from the coding sequence ATGGCACGTCGTCGTGGAAACAAACGTCGCAAAGTTTGTTTCTTCACAAGTAACAAAATCACATACATCGACTACAAAGATGTAGATTTGCTGAAACGGTTTATCAGTGAGCGTGGAAAGATTTTACCTCGTCGTGTAACAGGTACTTCTTCAAAATACCAACGGCAATTAACACGCGCAATCAAACGAGCTCGTCAAATGGCACTTCTGCCATATGCGACTGACTGA
- the ssb gene encoding single-stranded DNA-binding protein — MNRVVLIGNLARDPELRYTSSGVAVVNFTIAVNRPFSNQQGEREADFVNVVAWRQLAENCANYLKKGRKAAVDGRLQTRSFENQEGQRIKVTEVIADNVEFLSPRSESNTQAGYNNNPFEQSSSKDPFADDGKPIDISDDDLPF, encoded by the coding sequence ATGAACCGGGTTGTACTCATAGGGAATTTGGCGCGTGATCCCGAATTGCGTTACACGAGCAGTGGGGTTGCAGTTGTAAACTTTACGATTGCTGTTAACCGTCCTTTCTCCAATCAACAGGGCGAGCGCGAAGCTGACTTCGTTAACGTAGTCGCTTGGCGTCAGTTGGCGGAGAACTGTGCTAACTACCTTAAAAAGGGACGGAAAGCGGCTGTAGATGGTCGACTGCAAACACGCAGTTTTGAAAACCAAGAGGGTCAGCGCATCAAAGTAACTGAAGTGATTGCAGATAATGTTGAGTTTTTATCTCCCCGGTCAGAGTCGAATACTCAGGCGGGTTATAACAACAACCCATTTGAGCAATCATCGTCTAAAGATCCCTTTGCTGATGATGGCAAACCAATTGATATCTCGGATGATGATCTACCCTTCTAA
- the rpsF gene encoding 30S ribosomal protein S6, producing MKKYEMMYIVRPDVDEETLKATREAVETTISKNGGENVASKDFGKRRFAYEIEDAREGFYTVTTFDAKNETLNELDRIMKLNDRVLRKMVISLDDK from the coding sequence ATGAAAAAGTATGAGATGATGTACATCGTACGTCCCGATGTGGACGAGGAAACGTTGAAAGCTACGCGTGAAGCGGTTGAAACGACCATCAGCAAAAATGGTGGGGAAAACGTTGCGAGCAAAGATTTCGGTAAACGCCGTTTTGCTTATGAAATCGAAGATGCTCGTGAAGGTTTTTACACAGTAACCACTTTTGACGCTAAAAACGAGACGTTGAACGAGTTGGATCGTATTATGAAACTTAACGACCGTGTTCTACGGAAGATGGTTATCAGCTTAGATGATAAATAG
- the ychF gene encoding redox-regulated ATPase YchF, whose translation MALTTGIVGLPNVGKSTLFNAITKAGAESANYPFCTIDPNTGVVDVRDQRLERLTEIVNPQRVVPTHLQLVDIAGLVRGASKGEGLGNQFLANIREVDAIIHVVRCFEDGNITHVEGKVDPVSDIEIIDTELGLSDLEAVERRMDRVMRKKKSGDADAGKEFEVLEKVQKGLAEGLSVRQLELDKEERQLVDPLNLLTAKSVLYVANVGEEEVADPENNPHVQQVREIAAKEGAQVVTISAQLEAEIAELDGEERQQFLEDLGLEMAGLDRLVLAAYTLLGLITYFTAGEKEVRAWTIRKGTKAPGAAGVIHTDFEKGFIRAEVVGYEDLVMSGSMNEARERGLMRLEGKEYIVQDGDVMHFRFNV comes from the coding sequence ATGGCACTTACAACAGGTATAGTCGGATTACCCAATGTGGGGAAATCCACTTTATTTAATGCAATAACGAAGGCAGGAGCGGAATCAGCCAATTATCCCTTCTGTACGATTGACCCCAATACAGGTGTGGTTGATGTACGTGATCAACGTTTAGAGCGGTTAACCGAAATTGTAAATCCCCAACGCGTCGTGCCGACTCACTTACAGCTGGTTGACATCGCTGGCTTGGTTCGGGGGGCGAGCAAAGGGGAAGGTTTGGGAAATCAGTTCTTAGCCAACATTCGCGAAGTAGATGCGATTATTCATGTGGTGCGCTGCTTTGAAGATGGAAATATTACGCACGTAGAAGGGAAAGTTGACCCCGTCAGCGATATCGAAATTATTGATACCGAATTGGGTCTATCTGACTTGGAAGCAGTAGAGCGGCGGATGGATCGTGTTATGCGCAAGAAGAAAAGTGGAGATGCGGATGCGGGTAAAGAGTTTGAAGTGCTTGAAAAGGTACAAAAAGGCTTAGCAGAAGGTTTATCTGTGCGGCAGTTAGAGTTAGATAAAGAGGAGCGCCAGCTCGTTGACCCACTCAACCTACTAACAGCCAAAAGTGTCTTATATGTAGCCAATGTGGGTGAAGAGGAAGTAGCTGATCCGGAGAATAACCCTCATGTACAACAAGTGCGCGAAATTGCTGCCAAAGAAGGAGCGCAAGTAGTGACGATCTCGGCTCAATTGGAAGCTGAAATCGCAGAGCTGGATGGGGAAGAGCGCCAACAATTTCTTGAAGACTTGGGATTAGAAATGGCTGGCTTAGATCGCCTGGTGCTGGCAGCCTACACCTTACTAGGCTTAATAACCTACTTTACAGCTGGCGAGAAAGAAGTGCGTGCATGGACCATTCGTAAAGGGACAAAAGCACCGGGGGCTGCAGGTGTGATTCACACTGATTTTGAAAAAGGCTTTATTCGTGCTGAAGTAGTAGGGTATGAAGACTTGGTGATGAGTGGCTCTATGAATGAGGCGCGTGAACGAGGCTTGATGAGACTGGAAGGAAAAGAATATATTGTGCAAGATGGCGACGTTATGCACTTCCGCTTTAATGTCTAA
- a CDS encoding VWA domain-containing protein, which translates to MNRRVVLLVLVFILILSSGCSTLFQTTGKQSEQENVNSSEKKSDSASSHSETPPQIKVPTRLEDIELLAGPGSHSDQYDLNKVRVELDQWSKDLSSAQLYSKLLRLVGEDYRRSFHFFQNYDTSVTELDASPDSMKKIKVPAGQQVNVVILLDSSGSMAEKVEGGKKMDLAKKAVHNFISNMPQGANVSLQLYGHKGSNNEADKKVSCAGVEEVYPLGEYQEDSFQTALDKAKPTGYTPLAGSMESAKNTLSSHLGGANVQNIIYVVSDGVETCDGDPVKIAEELNQSGIQAVVNILGFDVDDKGQQALQKVADAGGGEYQTVDTDVEMKEYFEGQFRLLYDKWEKWADDQYNKAEYYASIKLDEVEQEADALLELINKEHYQLMNAAEYLEEERDFDYNVISSTKSKLYDRESQIKGWTYDARDYVQSEVRENRDEIQDYVRNQRDSEQRKLSN; encoded by the coding sequence GTGAACCGAAGAGTAGTATTACTAGTTTTGGTATTTATCCTTATCCTTTCGAGCGGATGTTCTACGCTTTTCCAAACTACGGGGAAGCAATCTGAGCAAGAAAATGTGAATTCCTCAGAAAAAAAGAGCGATTCCGCTTCTTCCCATAGCGAGACTCCTCCTCAAATCAAAGTACCTACTCGTTTGGAGGATATTGAATTACTAGCCGGACCTGGATCACACAGTGATCAATACGATCTAAACAAAGTACGGGTTGAATTAGACCAATGGTCTAAAGATCTTTCCTCCGCTCAACTGTATTCAAAGCTCCTTCGCTTAGTAGGAGAAGACTACAGAAGGAGCTTTCACTTTTTTCAAAATTACGATACGTCCGTAACAGAATTAGATGCTAGTCCCGACTCCATGAAAAAAATAAAGGTACCCGCGGGACAACAAGTAAACGTCGTCATTCTCCTTGATTCCAGCGGTAGTATGGCGGAAAAGGTAGAGGGCGGAAAAAAGATGGACCTTGCTAAAAAAGCCGTTCACAACTTTATTTCCAATATGCCTCAAGGCGCCAATGTGTCCCTACAACTCTACGGACATAAAGGTTCTAATAACGAAGCAGACAAAAAGGTGTCATGCGCCGGTGTAGAAGAGGTTTACCCGCTTGGAGAATACCAGGAGGACTCCTTTCAAACCGCTCTTGATAAAGCAAAGCCTACCGGGTATACCCCGCTCGCTGGCTCCATGGAATCCGCTAAAAACACACTTTCCTCCCATCTAGGGGGTGCCAATGTACAAAATATTATCTATGTCGTCAGTGACGGAGTAGAAACTTGCGATGGCGATCCTGTAAAAATAGCAGAAGAACTTAACCAATCTGGTATCCAAGCTGTCGTCAATATTCTTGGCTTCGATGTAGATGATAAAGGGCAACAAGCACTACAAAAAGTAGCTGATGCTGGTGGCGGAGAGTATCAAACAGTGGATACAGACGTCGAAATGAAAGAGTACTTCGAGGGTCAATTCCGCCTCCTCTATGACAAATGGGAGAAGTGGGCGGACGATCAATATAATAAAGCGGAGTATTATGCCAGTATCAAATTAGACGAGGTTGAGCAGGAAGCAGATGCCCTACTCGAGCTAATAAATAAAGAGCATTATCAGCTCATGAACGCAGCCGAATATTTAGAAGAAGAACGTGACTTCGATTATAACGTGATCAGTTCCACCAAGAGCAAGCTATATGATCGTGAAAGTCAGATTAAGGGCTGGACATACGATGCCCGTGACTATGTGCAATCTGAAGTAAGAGAGAATCGAGATGAGATTCAAGATTATGTTCGCAATCAACGAGATTCCGAACAAAGGAAACTATCGAACTAA
- a CDS encoding D-alanyl-D-alanine carboxypeptidase family protein, with the protein MNNYSNLPYRTTILLFIIILISCFIPTTTSATSPPKIKASAYVLMDYETGTLLLEGNSNQALPPASMTKMMTQYIVLEKIKEGQLAWDEVVTIDHDAALLNRGGASGVHLQAGEQRTVKELFMAMSVFSANDAASSLAIHVAGDETTFVKWMNLKAQELGLTKTHYRNSTGLPPDFYRRPPVVSGKHQMSARDVAHLARQLIHDYPEILSYSAIPKMRFRPGEVKALTLKNTNWMLQGAPYEYTGVDGLKTGFTAEAGYCFTGTIKHKDLRFITVVMGTDTNRARFAQTATLLDYGLKEFQLHEFIRKEHPLPHHQQISIKAGVEEEVTIVPSKTIRLPVRSTERDRYTIKVDYQKNLYAPLPAQTEVATATLYYDGQPVPNVSEVPLVTTERLERADALILWKRSFEQWHAHYTPPIYLFPLIGISLVAMILGLIYFLRKQR; encoded by the coding sequence GTGAATAACTATAGCAACCTACCTTACCGCACGACTATACTCTTATTTATCATCATCCTGATCTCCTGCTTCATTCCCACAACAACGAGCGCTACTTCTCCTCCAAAAATTAAAGCTTCCGCATACGTTTTGATGGATTACGAAACAGGCACACTTTTACTAGAGGGAAACAGTAATCAAGCCCTACCTCCCGCTAGTATGACCAAAATGATGACGCAATACATCGTGCTAGAGAAAATAAAAGAAGGTCAATTAGCATGGGATGAAGTGGTCACCATCGACCACGACGCAGCACTTCTCAATCGTGGAGGAGCGTCAGGAGTCCATCTGCAAGCGGGGGAACAACGAACAGTCAAAGAGCTTTTTATGGCTATGTCCGTTTTTTCCGCAAATGATGCCGCTTCTTCATTAGCCATTCATGTAGCAGGTGATGAAACCACTTTTGTTAAGTGGATGAATCTAAAAGCACAGGAGTTAGGTCTCACCAAAACTCACTATCGCAATAGTACTGGACTGCCACCAGACTTTTACCGACGCCCTCCTGTTGTTTCTGGTAAACACCAGATGTCTGCCCGTGATGTTGCCCATTTAGCACGTCAACTCATTCATGACTATCCCGAAATCCTTTCCTATTCCGCTATACCAAAAATGCGTTTTCGCCCAGGCGAGGTAAAAGCACTCACACTAAAAAATACAAATTGGATGCTTCAAGGGGCACCATATGAGTACACCGGAGTAGATGGACTTAAAACAGGCTTTACCGCTGAAGCTGGATACTGCTTCACTGGAACGATCAAACATAAAGATCTACGCTTTATTACAGTTGTGATGGGAACAGATACTAACAGGGCTCGTTTTGCACAGACAGCCACATTATTGGATTACGGTCTTAAGGAGTTCCAACTCCATGAGTTTATCCGTAAAGAGCATCCTCTTCCTCACCATCAACAAATCAGTATAAAAGCAGGAGTGGAAGAAGAGGTAACAATCGTACCTAGCAAAACCATCCGCTTACCCGTTCGTAGCACAGAACGAGATCGCTACACCATAAAAGTAGATTATCAAAAAAACCTGTATGCTCCTCTCCCCGCCCAAACTGAAGTAGCAACGGCAACCCTTTATTATGATGGGCAACCTGTACCAAATGTTAGTGAAGTTCCTCTTGTAACCACAGAGAGGTTAGAAAGAGCTGATGCTCTTATCCTATGGAAGCGCTCATTTGAGCAATGGCATGCTCACTACACACCTCCCATCTATCTCTTCCCTCTGATAGGCATAAGCCTTGTGGCTATGATACTGGGACTAATCTATTTCCTCCGCAAGCAAAGGTAA
- a CDS encoding DUF951 domain-containing protein: MQRKSFALGDIVEMKKSHPCGTNAWKVIRMGMDIRMKCTGCGHSVLIPRLEFERKLKKIIESSGE; the protein is encoded by the coding sequence ATGCAGCGTAAATCGTTTGCCCTTGGGGACATTGTTGAGATGAAAAAGAGTCATCCCTGCGGCACAAATGCTTGGAAAGTGATCCGAATGGGAATGGATATTCGCATGAAGTGCACAGGCTGTGGTCATAGTGTCCTAATTCCACGGCTAGAATTTGAACGAAAACTAAAAAAAATAATTGAATCCTCGGGAGAATAA
- a CDS encoding 1-acyl-sn-glycerol-3-phosphate acyltransferase: MLYGFGKGLILSVLALYHRVDIEGKHHIPKEGSFLLVGNHVSYLDPFYIGATVPRQIKYMAKKESFDHPVTRWFLQQLDAFSVDRSKPDMGAIRTALKHLKDGNVVGMFPEGTRSDEGLSQLKQGAAYLAIRSKSPIIPVHISGTDRCLPRGKTWIRPAKVRIAFGEPIQIEEGKGKDLQEKVSQHILTALQSLAPQMEARTES, translated from the coding sequence GTGTTATATGGATTCGGCAAAGGATTGATACTATCTGTACTCGCTTTGTATCATCGAGTGGATATAGAAGGAAAGCACCATATTCCCAAAGAAGGCTCATTTCTACTCGTAGGTAACCATGTAAGCTATTTGGATCCTTTTTATATTGGAGCGACAGTACCACGACAAATAAAGTATATGGCGAAAAAAGAGTCATTTGATCACCCCGTAACCCGGTGGTTTCTCCAACAACTAGATGCCTTTTCAGTCGATCGGAGCAAGCCTGATATGGGTGCTATTCGGACAGCACTTAAACACTTGAAAGATGGGAATGTAGTTGGGATGTTTCCAGAGGGAACAAGAAGTGACGAAGGATTGAGCCAACTAAAACAGGGAGCAGCTTATCTGGCAATACGCAGCAAAAGTCCAATTATTCCTGTCCATATTTCGGGAACCGACCGCTGTTTACCACGAGGAAAAACATGGATTAGACCAGCAAAGGTACGCATTGCATTTGGCGAACCGATTCAAATAGAAGAGGGCAAAGGAAAAGATCTTCAAGAAAAAGTAAGTCAGCATATTCTTACCGCTCTGCAGTCACTTGCCCCACAGATGGAAGCTAGAACGGAGTCATAA
- the yyaC gene encoding spore protease YyaC, whose product MQDPLYPPQSPSTQFPARIAYTDPSALQYCVQWLHYAHQLYPRYSELICLCIGTDRSTGDALGPLVGSQLKKISPPSLHIFGTLDEPVHAVNLEETMIKIKENHSRPFIIAIDACLGQLRSVGGIQVGLGPLKPGAGVNKNLPEVGQVHVTGIVNVAGFMEYFVLQNTRLSIVMKMADIIANAIAFMIHDHDVPYQKQPPH is encoded by the coding sequence ATGCAAGACCCACTTTACCCGCCACAGTCACCGTCAACGCAATTTCCTGCTCGTATCGCTTATACAGACCCGTCGGCCCTCCAATATTGTGTGCAGTGGCTTCATTATGCTCATCAACTATATCCTCGTTATTCGGAACTCATCTGTCTTTGTATTGGTACAGATCGCTCGACTGGTGACGCCTTAGGTCCACTTGTTGGCTCTCAACTAAAAAAAATTTCCCCTCCTTCGTTACATATATTTGGGACATTGGACGAGCCTGTTCATGCTGTTAATCTCGAAGAAACAATGATAAAGATTAAAGAGAATCACTCGCGGCCATTCATTATTGCGATCGATGCTTGTCTTGGACAGTTACGTAGTGTAGGTGGAATACAAGTAGGACTGGGTCCACTCAAACCCGGAGCAGGCGTAAATAAAAACCTGCCAGAAGTAGGGCAGGTTCATGTTACAGGTATCGTCAATGTAGCTGGCTTTATGGAATACTTTGTATTGCAAAATACACGCTTAAGTATTGTTATGAAAATGGCTGATATTATCGCCAATGCTATTGCTTTTATGATTCATGATCATGATGTACCCTATCAGAAGCAACCGCCTCATTAA
- a CDS encoding diacylglycerol kinase family protein has translation MYLFIINPVSGKGEAAQKWTWIEHVLKEQEIPYRGMFTQYAGHAQQLTIEWKDKPDVKAIIVIGGDGTVSEVGACLVGSAIPLGLIPSGSGNDFARTNHISMDPIRALKRMLSHQVKKIDTAAWQEGTMINSIGIGFDGMVTERANHSPLKKRIGKWVYVVATLQTLFRYQPSNVTIEVDESVHHYQRVWMTTICNSANFGGGMKICPRAKNDDGHLDLCIVHSLSPIGLLLFFPAVFLGYHVHHPAVSLLQGQKVKLSFDREQKAQADGEVLPHQPKKIEIVKESLLIL, from the coding sequence ATGTACTTATTTATTATCAACCCTGTCTCGGGCAAGGGAGAAGCAGCACAAAAATGGACTTGGATTGAGCATGTGTTGAAAGAGCAAGAAATACCTTATCGAGGTATGTTTACGCAATACGCAGGACATGCGCAACAGTTAACAATAGAATGGAAAGATAAACCTGATGTGAAAGCGATTATTGTGATTGGTGGAGATGGAACGGTAAGTGAAGTAGGCGCATGTTTAGTAGGATCGGCTATTCCACTTGGTCTAATTCCCTCAGGTTCCGGTAATGACTTTGCGAGAACGAATCACATCTCTATGGATCCTATTCGTGCGTTAAAAAGAATGCTATCTCATCAAGTGAAAAAGATTGATACAGCGGCTTGGCAGGAAGGCACGATGATCAACTCGATTGGCATTGGTTTCGATGGAATGGTTACTGAGAGAGCCAATCACTCCCCTTTAAAAAAGCGGATTGGGAAGTGGGTATATGTTGTTGCTACACTGCAAACGTTATTTCGCTATCAACCTTCCAATGTAACGATAGAGGTGGATGAAAGCGTACATCACTATCAGCGAGTATGGATGACGACGATCTGTAATAGCGCTAATTTTGGTGGCGGCATGAAGATATGTCCACGTGCTAAAAATGATGATGGGCATTTGGATTTGTGTATTGTACACTCTCTTTCGCCCATAGGGCTGCTACTCTTTTTTCCGGCTGTTTTCTTGGGTTACCATGTCCATCACCCCGCTGTCTCCTTATTACAGGGACAAAAAGTGAAGCTTAGTTTTGATAGAGAACAGAAAGCGCAGGCGGATGGGGAGGTGCTTCCGCATCAGCCTAAAAAAATAGAGATAGTAAAAGAGTCATTACTCATCTTATAA
- a CDS encoding aminotransferase class V-fold PLP-dependent enzyme: protein MIYVDNAATSWPKPAAVTEAMKRCLDEYGVNPGRGAYRLAYEATVAVDKARQAVASFFHISDPANLIFCPSATWALNQVVHGLLQRGDHVIATGWEHHAVARPLESLKQSLGIEVTYLVCAEENVLVELQDAIRSETKLVITTHASNVTGTVMPVAQIGELTRKHGIWHAVDAAQTAGHLPIDVEAMGIDLLAFPGHKGLMGPQGIGGLYIHPECPLTPYIQGGTGILSDKMHPPLIRPQAFEGGTLNTPGIAGLYAGIQYIQEQGLETIHQYEMGLLERLAEGLRSLQGIRVYAPSSWQLPVLLLQVEGWDCQEIALILDQQFDIAVRAGLHCAPRAHEQAGTLEDGGAVRISLGAFNQVEEIEKIISALTQIQQVA from the coding sequence ATGATTTATGTAGATAATGCGGCTACTTCATGGCCAAAACCAGCAGCAGTAACAGAGGCTATGAAGAGGTGTTTGGATGAGTATGGAGTTAATCCAGGAAGGGGTGCATATCGTCTCGCTTACGAAGCAACCGTCGCAGTTGATAAAGCGCGACAAGCTGTAGCCTCTTTTTTTCACATTTCAGACCCAGCTAATCTGATTTTTTGTCCCAGTGCCACTTGGGCATTAAATCAAGTAGTGCATGGGTTATTACAAAGAGGTGATCATGTGATCGCGACAGGATGGGAACATCATGCTGTAGCCCGTCCATTGGAATCATTAAAGCAATCACTTGGGATTGAGGTTACGTACTTAGTATGTGCAGAAGAAAACGTGTTGGTAGAGTTGCAGGATGCGATCCGATCAGAAACAAAGCTGGTTATAACGACCCATGCATCTAATGTAACGGGAACGGTGATGCCGGTTGCACAAATCGGAGAGCTTACTCGTAAACACGGAATATGGCACGCGGTCGATGCGGCACAAACAGCAGGTCACCTTCCGATAGATGTAGAAGCGATGGGTATTGATCTGCTCGCTTTTCCTGGTCATAAAGGGCTGATGGGACCACAAGGAATTGGTGGGTTATATATTCATCCTGAATGCCCCTTAACCCCATATATACAGGGCGGAACGGGTATCCTTTCAGACAAGATGCATCCTCCACTCATTCGACCGCAGGCATTTGAAGGTGGAACATTAAACACCCCTGGGATCGCGGGTCTGTATGCAGGTATACAATATATCCAAGAGCAAGGTTTAGAGACCATTCATCAGTATGAAATGGGGTTGTTAGAACGGTTAGCTGAGGGTTTACGATCGCTGCAAGGCATTCGTGTGTATGCCCCTTCTTCATGGCAACTGCCAGTGCTGCTTCTGCAGGTGGAAGGATGGGACTGTCAAGAGATAGCGCTCATCTTGGATCAACAATTCGATATCGCTGTGCGCGCAGGTCTTCACTGTGCCCCACGTGCGCATGAACAAGCAGGGACATTAGAAGATGGTGGAGCAGTTCGGATTAGCTTAGGAGCGTTTAACCAAGTAGAAGAGATAGAAAAGATTATTTCTGCTTTGACACAAATTCAACAAGTGGCATGA